In Antechinus flavipes isolate AdamAnt ecotype Samford, QLD, Australia chromosome 3, AdamAnt_v2, whole genome shotgun sequence, a genomic segment contains:
- the DES gene encoding desmin, whose protein sequence is MSQSYSSSQRVSSYRRTFGGAPNFSLGSPLSSPSFPRAAFGSKGSSSSVSSRVYQVSRSSGGAGGLGAFRSSRLGVPRATAASSYGAGELLDFNLADAVNQEFLTTRTNEKVELQELNDRFANYIEKVRFLEQQNAVLAAEVNRLKGREPTRIAELYEEELRELRRQVEVLTNQRARVDVERDNLLDDLQRLKARLQEEIQLKEEAENNLAAFRADVDAATLARIDLERRIESLNEEIAFLKKVHEEEIRELQAQLQEQQVQVEMDVSKPDLTAALRDIRAQYETIAAKNISEAEEWYKSKVSDLTQAANKNNDALRQAKQEMMEYRHQIQSYTCEIDALKGTNDSLMRQMRELEDRFASEANGYQDNIARLEEEIRHLKDEMARHLREYQDLLNVKMALDVEIATYRKLLEGEESRINLPIQSFSALNFRETSPEQRGSEVHTKKTVMIKTIETRDGEVVSEATQQQHEVL, encoded by the exons ATGAGCCAGTCCTACTCCTCCAGCCAGCGCGTGTCCTCCTACCGGCGCACCTTTGGGGGGGCCCCAAACTTCTCTCTGGGCTCCCCGCTGAGCTCGCCCTCCTTCCCCAGGGCGGCCTTCGGCTCCAAAGGCTCCTCCAGCTCCGTGTCTTCCCGCGTGTACCAGGTGTCCCGCAGCTCCGGGGGAGCCGGGGGCTTGGGGGCCTTCCGCAGCAGCCGCCTGGGGGTGCCCCGCGCCACCGCCGCCTCTTCTTACGGGGCGGGCGAGCTGCTGGATTTCAACTTGGCCGACGCCGTGAACCAGGAGTTCCTGACCACCCGCACCAATGAGAAGGTGGAGCTGCAAGAGCTCAATGACCGCTTCGCCAACTACATCGAGAAGGTGCGCTTCCTGGAGCAGCAGAACGCGGTGCTGGCCGCCGAGGTGAACAGGCTCAAGGGCCGGGAGCCCACGCGCATAGCCGAGCTCTACGAGGAGGAGCTCCGCGAGCTGCGGCGCCAGGTGGAGGTGCTCACCAACCAGCGCGCGCGAGTGGACGTGGAGCGCGACAACCTTCTGGACGACCTCCAGCGGCTCAAGGCCAG ACTGCAGGAGGAGATCCAGCTGAAGGAAGAAGCTGAGAATAATCTGGCTGCTTTCAGGGCG GATGTGGATGCAGCCACGCTGGCTCGAATTGACTTGGAGCGCAGAATTGAATCTTTGAATGAGGAGATCGCCTTCCTTAAGAAAGTCCACGAAGAG GAGATCCGTGAACTCCAGGCTCAGCTCCAGGAGCAGCAAGTCCAGGTAGAAATGGATGTATCTAAGCCAGACCTGACAGCCGCGCTTAGGGACATCCGGGCCCAGTATGAGACCATTGCTGCCAAGAATATCTCTGAAGCTGAGGAATGGTACAAGTCCAAG GTCTCCGACCTGACCCAAGCAGCCAACAAGAACAATGACGCACTCAGACAAGCCAAACAAGAGATGATGGAATACCGGCACCAGATCCAGTCTTACACCTGTGAGATTGATGCACTCAAAGGCACT AATGATTCATTGATGAGACAGATGCGGGAGCTGGAGGATCGATTTGCCAGCGAGGCAAATGGTTACCAGGATAACATCGCTCGGCTTGAGGAGGAGATCCGACACCTAAAGGATGAGATGGCCCGGCATCTACGAGAGTATCAAGACTTACTTAATGTCAAGATGGCATTGGATGTGGAAATTGCCACCTACAGAAAGCTACTGGAGGGCGAGGAGAGCAG GATCAACCTCCCTATCCAGAGCTTCTCGGCCCTCAATTTCAgag AGACAAGTCCTGAACAGAGGGGCTCTGAGGTACATACCAAGAAGACAGTGATGATCAAGACCATCGAGACCCGAGATGGAGAA GTTGTCAGTGAGGCTACGCAACAGCAACATGAGGTGCTCTAA